One stretch of Geoalkalibacter ferrihydriticus DSM 17813 DNA includes these proteins:
- a CDS encoding SixA phosphatase family protein, translating to MQLFLVRHAKAVERSFDIPEENRYLTPEGRERFRSAAASLRKKGMAPEVIVSSPLVRAVQTAEILADALSFKGLLPVDELLAPGFSLAQLRKLLARHPGVNSLACVGHEPDLGEIGGALLKVSEAFSLSKGGVLALEWEPQAEEQGARFLWLLAKGEFYTDPATLTSH from the coding sequence ATGCAGCTGTTTCTCGTCCGGCATGCCAAGGCCGTGGAAAGATCATTCGACATCCCCGAGGAGAATCGCTATCTGACCCCCGAAGGCCGCGAGCGCTTCCGCAGCGCGGCCGCAAGCCTGAGAAAAAAAGGCATGGCTCCGGAAGTCATCGTCTCAAGCCCCTTGGTGCGCGCGGTGCAAACTGCGGAAATCCTTGCCGATGCGCTGAGCTTTAAAGGGCTGCTGCCCGTTGATGAATTGCTCGCTCCCGGCTTTAGCCTCGCGCAGTTGCGCAAGCTGCTCGCCCGCCATCCCGGGGTCAACTCCCTGGCCTGCGTCGGCCATGAACCTGATTTGGGCGAAATCGGCGGTGCGCTGCTGAAAGTGTCCGAAGCCTTTTCCTTGAGCAAGGGCGGCGTTCTGGCCCTCGAATGGGAACCCCAAGCCGAGGAACAGGGCGCACGTTTTCTGTGGCTGCTGGCCAAAGGGGAATTCTACACCGACCCGGCAACCCTGACCTCTCACTGA
- a CDS encoding outer membrane protein — MRQRVFTASLILALALIATPALAQTGFYLGAFAGTQYLEDSALRSTQGDRRLIVEFDWGGHAGLALGYNTGHYFSKYDNITGRIELEVAARQNDVDMVEQGAGFRSAGGEMKVTSLMANTWIDIQTDSIFVPFFGGGLGAARLVFDNPSFSDDSDTRFAYQVGGGVGLPVGRHLSLDLGYRYFATLDATFTDVAGVRNEMDYATHNLTFGLRLNF; from the coding sequence TTGAGACAGCGCGTTTTTACCGCATCCCTGATCCTGGCCCTGGCACTCATCGCCACACCGGCCCTGGCCCAGACCGGTTTTTACCTCGGCGCCTTTGCCGGCACCCAGTATCTGGAAGATTCCGCCCTGCGCTCCACGCAAGGTGACCGCCGCCTCATCGTTGAGTTCGACTGGGGGGGCCATGCAGGTCTCGCCCTGGGCTACAACACCGGACACTATTTCAGCAAATATGACAACATCACCGGGCGCATTGAACTCGAGGTGGCGGCGCGCCAAAACGATGTGGACATGGTTGAGCAAGGCGCGGGTTTTCGCTCAGCCGGCGGAGAGATGAAGGTCACCAGCCTGATGGCCAACACTTGGATCGACATCCAGACCGACAGCATCTTCGTGCCCTTTTTCGGCGGGGGCCTGGGCGCCGCGCGCCTGGTGTTCGACAACCCCAGTTTCAGCGACGACAGCGACACCCGCTTTGCCTATCAAGTCGGAGGCGGGGTGGGTCTGCCCGTGGGCCGACACCTGAGCCTGGATCTCGGGTATCGCTATTTCGCCACCCTGGATGCAACCTTTACCGACGTGGCAGGGGTGCGTAACGAGATGGATTATGCCACGCACAATCTCACTTTCGGCTTGCGCCTGAACTTCTGA